The Natrinema salaciae genome contains a region encoding:
- the meaB gene encoding methylmalonyl Co-A mutase-associated GTPase MeaB has product MDAADESLLEALLSGEHRALARTISKIENRSPGYRDLVSALYAHTGDADVIGITGSPGAGKSTLVDKLAEEYRDRGETVGIIAIDPSSPFTGGAVLGDRIRMASTVGDMDVFVRSMSARGTLGGLSTATADAVKAMDAFGKDKIIIETVGAGQNEIDIVRTADTVAVLVPPGSGDDIQTLKAGILEIADVFVVNKADRDGADRTVQELREMVHLGEESGIGGGGGGHHGADAMAGGSGGVRADDADGGGGEDEGWTPPIVETVATKGTGVEHFIDELATHRTYLVDSGTRAKKARQRYAEEIRTLLREDVHALLEDELADRGGIDDLAEAVRRGETDPYAIASDVLAPVEACVENLETGRDADSSAE; this is encoded by the coding sequence ATGGACGCTGCCGACGAATCGCTGCTCGAGGCGCTGCTGTCGGGGGAACACCGGGCGCTCGCGCGGACGATCTCGAAGATCGAGAACCGGTCGCCGGGCTATCGCGACCTCGTCTCGGCGCTCTACGCACACACGGGCGACGCCGACGTGATCGGGATCACTGGCAGTCCCGGCGCGGGCAAGTCGACGCTCGTCGACAAGCTCGCCGAGGAGTACCGCGACCGCGGCGAGACGGTCGGGATCATCGCGATCGACCCTTCCTCGCCGTTTACGGGCGGCGCGGTGCTCGGCGACCGCATCCGGATGGCCTCTACCGTCGGCGACATGGACGTCTTCGTCCGCTCGATGAGCGCCCGCGGCACGCTCGGCGGTCTCTCGACTGCGACCGCCGACGCGGTCAAGGCGATGGACGCCTTCGGCAAGGACAAGATCATCATCGAAACGGTCGGTGCCGGCCAGAACGAGATCGACATCGTCCGTACCGCCGACACCGTCGCCGTGCTGGTCCCGCCCGGCTCCGGCGACGACATCCAGACGCTGAAGGCGGGGATCCTCGAGATCGCCGACGTCTTCGTCGTCAACAAGGCCGACCGCGACGGCGCGGACCGCACGGTCCAGGAGCTTCGGGAGATGGTCCACCTCGGCGAGGAGAGCGGGATCGGTGGCGGCGGTGGCGGGCACCACGGTGCCGACGCGATGGCGGGCGGTAGCGGCGGGGTGCGGGCCGACGACGCCGATGGAGGCGGCGGCGAGGACGAAGGCTGGACGCCGCCGATCGTCGAAACGGTCGCCACGAAGGGAACCGGCGTCGAGCACTTCATCGACGAACTCGCCACCCACCGGACCTATCTCGTGGACTCCGGCACCCGCGCCAAGAAAGCCCGCCAGCGCTACGCCGAAGAGATCCGCACGCTGCTTCGCGAGGACGTCCACGCCCTGCTCGAGGACGAACTCGCCGACCGCGGCGGGATCGACGACCTCGCGGAGGCCGTTCGGCGGGGCGAGACCGATCCCTACGCCATCGCCAGCGACGTGCTCGCGCCAGTCGAGGCCTGCGTCGAGAACCTCGAGACCGGTCGAGACGCGGACTCGAGCGCGGAGTAG